TCTCTTCGTTTCCGCCGAAGGACGTATAGAGCTCAACCGATTCGTCGGCGGGTTCGGTCGCGTCGATTGCGAGCACCAGTGGTCCGGCCGCGAGTGTAACGAGTAGTATGCAAAGCGCGGTTACAATGACACACTGGCGTTCTATGTTCATAAAAATCGGAAAGAAAGTGTCCCTATTTAGACGAGGACGTAATCCTTGTCACCGAAGGTGTTCGGGACACTGACACCGTAGACGGACTGCGCACCGGACTGGTCGACGAGACTCACAGTCGCGGATCCACCTGTTTCGAGACCCGAACCACCAGCATCGATTGAACCCTCGATATCATCAATAGCGAGGGTGATCTTGACACGTTCGTCACTATTTGTCAGTGATTCTCCATCAACACCACTTGCGTCAGAGCTAGAATACTCTGTAACAAAAGTAGAAGCCGATGGATCAGTGCTACCATCTCCGTAGGTAAGCGTTTGGTCAGCGCTACCACTGGTATATTGGATGGTTGCCGATGTGAGATCAATCGCTTCGGATCCAGCGGACTTTTTAACTGTCAGCTCAAGCGTGGAAATACCAGTTTCCTCGCTGTTTGCGATCCCAACGGCGTGCGTAACGTCGATTTGGTTCGCGACCTCCTGTCGCGTGTCGGATCCCGTATTCGAGGCCTGACTCTGGAGGAGCCCGGCCGTGTTAATCAATACGCCTGCTGCGATCGCTGCGACGAGCACCATCGCGATGAAGACGATCAGGGTACCGATACCGACCTGACCGCGCTCGTCTCTCTCTGTAATTGCTTCGAACATGTTATGTGTACACCCTGAGTGCCGTCCTCGCCCGTCCGAACCCGTCGCGACGTTGTGCGCCACCGTGGGTCCTCGAGACGCCCGCGTGGGCGTCGATCGCCGGCTCGACGGGCTGGGCCCGTCGCTCCCTCGATGGGCGTGGCGACGGGCCAACAGTCGTGTCCCGTCGAACTCCGGCGTGAGGCGAGTGGTTTGGCATCACAGTATCTGGGGATGCACCCCAGCCGACACATCGCCTAGTCGGACTATCAAGCTCCGTATCACCTCAGACCGCGTATCGAGACTCGACTCACGATTCGAAACGCGGGCCGATTCGGCGGCGGAACTCGAGCGGACATCTATAGGAGCACTCCCACTACAGGGGAGTAGTATGACTGCATCGTCCGACGAAGATCGCCGCCGGCACCGGCCGAGCGTCGCGAGACGTCGAACCACGAACGCAACGACGTAACATGGATCTC
This portion of the Natrinema salinisoli genome encodes:
- a CDS encoding archaellin/type IV pilin N-terminal domain-containing protein, coding for MFEAITERDERGQVGIGTLIVFIAMVLVAAIAAGVLINTAGLLQSQASNTGSDTRQEVANQIDVTHAVGIANSEETGISTLELTVKKSAGSEAIDLTSATIQYTSGSADQTLTYGDGSTDPSASTFVTEYSSSDASGVDGESLTNSDERVKITLAIDDIEGSIDAGGSGLETGGSATVSLVDQSGAQSVYGVSVPNTFGDKDYVLV